From the genome of Triticum aestivum cultivar Chinese Spring chromosome 3B, IWGSC CS RefSeq v2.1, whole genome shotgun sequence, one region includes:
- the LOC123065109 gene encoding uncharacterized protein encodes MVKLATARDCRAYSLGATGGETSRNRRWEYINAGVYVFAAVLLLAGFLAQLWPWAVSTKAGLAVAVVGLLGVLAVNAHDLLAHVAGVDYNLGLAGLDTQFVLVELAAPAVQLAGAALTLVALILFEIQMERGHRRGLEKHGLNLLIAGPALWCLGSIHNMCQVYERANGHVQILQKSVHIPFLLGSTLFFIGGVVNRNDVHGHSSHSFTLLGRSWAWYCLFGSLLFLAGGLLNLLKVFKMQQMGGRGLEKLRGGAQERLSREREGKVPLILEEGRRGKHGGNVGDTWAPPAPRYEPRAPPVPPPPEGSYKDAVVSGGN; translated from the exons ATGGTGAAGCTAGCCACGGCGCGGGACTGCCGCGCGTACAGCCTCGGCGCCACGGGCGGCGAGACGTCGCGCAACCGGCGGTGGGAGTACATCAACGCCGGGGTGTACGTcttcgccgccgtcctcctcctcgccggcttcCTGGCGCAGCTGTGGCCGTGGGCGGTGTCCACCAAGGCCGGCCTCGCCGTGGCCGTCGTCGGGCTGCTGGGCGTGCTGGCAGTGAACGCGCACGACCTGCTGGcgcacgtcgccggcgtcgattaCAACCTTGGCCTGGCCGGGCTCGACACCCAGTTCGTGCTCGTCgagctcgccgcccccgccgtgcaGCTCGCCGGCGCCGCGCTCACCTTGGTCGCGCTCATCTTGTTCGAAATCCAG ATGGAGAGAGGGCACCGGCGTGGCCTGGAGAAGCACGGCCTGAACCTGCTCATCGCCGGGCCAGCGCTGTGGTGCCTCGGGTCCATACACAACATGTGCCAAGTCTACGAGCGAGCCAACGGGCACGTCCAGATCCTCCAGAAGAGCGTGCACATCCCGTTTCTGCTCGGCAGCACCCTCTTCTTCATCGGCGGCGTCGTCAACCGGAACGACGTCCACGGCCACTCCTCCCACAGCTTCACCCTACTG GGGAGGAGCTGGGCGTGGTACTGCCTGTTCGGGAGCTTGCTGTTCTTGGCGGGAGGGCTGCTGAACCTGCTCAAGGTGTTCAAGATGCAGCAGATGGGCGGGCGGGGGCTCGAGAAGCTGCGCGGCGGCGCGCAGGAGCGGCTTAGCAGGGAGAGGGAGGGCAAGGTGCCTCTCATCCTGGAGGAGGGCCGGAGGGGGAAGCACGGAGGCAATGTAGGGGATACCTGGGCGCCGCCGGCGCCGCGGTACGAGCCGAGGGCTCCGCccgttccgccgccgccggagggttCTTACAAGGACGCTGTCGTGAGCGGCGGCAACTAG